Proteins co-encoded in one uncultured Bacteroides sp. genomic window:
- a CDS encoding replication-associated recombination protein A — translation MAQPLAERLRPKSLDDYIGQKHLVGEGAILRKMIDAGRISSFILWGPPGVGKTTLAQIIANKLETPFYTLSAVSSGVKDVRDVIDKAKSARFFSQASPILFIDEIHRFSKSQQDSLLGAVEHGTVTLIGATTENPSFEVIRPLLSRCQLYVLKSLEKDDLLELLQRALTQDSILKSKNIELKETDAMLRYSGGDARKLLNILELVVESDSEDPIVITDDKVTERLQQNPLAYDKDGEMHYDIISAFIKSIRGSDPDGAIYWLARMVEGGEDPAFIARRLVISASEDIGLANPNALLLANACFETLMKIGWPEGRIPLAETTIYLATSPKSNSAYNAINDALELVRETGNLPVPLHLRNAPTKLMKQLGYGNDYKYAHNYKDNFVKQQFLPDELKAKSIWHPQDNPAEAKLKERMKQLWEDRYID, via the coding sequence ATGGCACAACCATTAGCAGAAAGACTTCGGCCAAAGTCACTCGATGACTATATTGGTCAGAAACATTTAGTGGGAGAAGGGGCAATCTTGCGTAAGATGATAGACGCAGGACGCATTTCGTCATTCATTCTTTGGGGACCACCCGGAGTGGGTAAGACTACCCTTGCTCAGATAATAGCCAACAAACTTGAAACTCCCTTTTATACATTGAGCGCAGTCAGCTCGGGCGTTAAAGACGTTCGCGATGTGATTGATAAAGCAAAAAGTGCTCGTTTCTTTTCACAAGCCAGTCCCATTCTGTTTATAGATGAAATTCATCGATTTAGTAAATCGCAGCAAGATTCCTTGCTAGGAGCTGTGGAGCATGGTACGGTAACACTTATTGGCGCAACAACCGAGAATCCTTCGTTTGAAGTGATCCGTCCGCTGCTTTCCCGTTGCCAGCTTTATGTACTTAAGTCACTAGAGAAAGATGATTTACTTGAACTTTTACAGCGTGCCTTGACACAGGACTCCATTCTTAAAAGTAAAAATATAGAGCTTAAGGAGACAGACGCTATGCTTCGTTATTCAGGCGGAGATGCGCGTAAACTTCTCAATATCCTTGAACTGGTAGTTGAGTCTGATAGTGAAGATCCGATTGTGATTACTGACGATAAGGTAACGGAAAGACTTCAACAGAACCCTTTGGCTTACGATAAAGACGGGGAAATGCATTACGACATTATCTCGGCCTTTATTAAAAGTATTCGCGGTAGTGATCCAGATGGCGCTATTTATTGGCTGGCTCGCATGGTGGAAGGCGGTGAAGATCCTGCTTTTATTGCCCGCAGATTAGTAATCTCTGCTTCTGAAGATATTGGTCTGGCAAATCCAAATGCTTTGCTGCTTGCCAATGCTTGCTTTGAAACATTAATGAAGATAGGATGGCCCGAAGGACGAATCCCTTTGGCAGAAACAACTATTTATCTGGCCACCAGTCCCAAAAGTAATTCTGCCTACAATGCCATTAATGATGCTTTGGAATTGGTGCGAGAAACCGGGAATCTTCCTGTACCTTTGCACTTACGCAATGCTCCTACAAAATTGATGAAACAACTGGGCTATGGCAATGACTATAAATATGCCCATAATTATAAAGATAATTTTGTGAAACAACAATTTCTTCCCGACGAACTAAAAGCTAAATCCATATGGCATCCGCAGGACAATCCTGCTGAGGCTAAGTTGAAAGAACGCATGAAACAACTTTGGGAAGACAGATATATTGATTGA
- a CDS encoding D-2-hydroxyacid dehydrogenase has translation MKIVVLDGYGANPGDLSWDELKVLGDCTVYDRTSTADVIARAQGAEVVLTNKTEISAEAIAALSDLKYIGVMATGYNVVDIAAAKERGIVVTNTPAYSTVSVAQMAFAHILNITQQVAHHSNEVKKGRWTNNADFCFWDTPLTELSGLKLGIVGLGHTGMATARIAFGFGMNVCAYTSKSQLQLPPEIKMMTKEEIFTECDIVSLHCPLTEETREIVDAKRLATMKPTSILINTGRGSLVNEHDLADALNNGIIYAAGLDVLTSEPPLADNPLLTAKNCYITPHIAWATKASRMRLMSILAENIKAFAAGKPINNVAK, from the coding sequence ATGAAAATTGTAGTATTAGACGGCTATGGAGCTAATCCAGGTGATTTATCCTGGGATGAACTCAAAGTATTGGGTGATTGTACTGTTTATGATCGTACTTCCACTGCCGATGTAATTGCTCGTGCACAAGGTGCAGAGGTTGTATTAACCAATAAAACGGAAATTAGTGCGGAGGCAATTGCTGCTCTTTCGGATTTAAAATATATTGGCGTAATGGCAACAGGTTATAATGTGGTAGATATTGCTGCTGCAAAAGAACGTGGAATTGTTGTAACCAATACTCCTGCTTATAGCACGGTATCAGTAGCACAGATGGCTTTTGCACATATTTTGAATATAACTCAGCAGGTTGCTCACCATTCAAACGAAGTGAAAAAGGGACGTTGGACAAACAATGCTGATTTCTGTTTCTGGGATACGCCGTTAACTGAACTGAGTGGACTTAAACTTGGTATAGTGGGACTGGGGCATACCGGAATGGCTACGGCACGCATTGCTTTTGGATTTGGCATGAATGTTTGTGCATACACTTCAAAGTCACAACTTCAATTACCTCCCGAAATCAAAATGATGACAAAAGAGGAGATCTTTACAGAGTGTGATATTGTGAGTCTTCACTGTCCACTTACAGAAGAAACCCGGGAAATTGTCGATGCAAAACGTCTGGCAACCATGAAGCCAACCTCTATACTTATTAATACAGGTCGTGGTTCACTTGTTAATGAGCACGATTTGGCCGATGCTTTGAATAATGGCATTATTTACGCCGCCGGATTAGACGTACTTACATCTGAACCACCTTTAGCAGATAATCCCTTGCTTACGGCTAAAAACTGTTATATTACTCCTCATATTGCGTGGGCAACCAAGGCTTCCCGTATGAGACTAATGAGCATCCTGGCTGAAAATATTAAAGCTTTTGCAGCTGGTAAACCAATTAATAACGTGGCGAAATAA
- a CDS encoding FAD-dependent oxidoreductase translates to MSGEKYIIIGGVAGGATTAARIRRMNEEVEVIMFEKGDYISYANCGLPYYIGNVIEDRNKLFVQTPESFGLRFNIDVRVRSEVVSIDRDKKEVLVRRRNGEEYIEKYDKLLLSPGAYPVRPPFPGIDLDGIFTLRNVNDTDAIKNYMNSHQVKRAVVVGAGFIGLEMAENLQHAGAKVSVVEMLNQVMPPIDYSMASLVHQHLQDKGVNLYLEHAVSVFTKKGNSIEVVFKNGKCIMADIVILSIGVRPETTLAKQAGLVIGETGGIVVNDYLQTSDENIYAVGDAIEFKHPITGKPWLNYLAGPANRQGRICADNMLLGNKTRYEGAIGTAIAKVFDFTVASTGLAAKQLKKNEIPYLSSVTHSGSHAGYYPDSLQMSIKITFSPVDGKLYGAQIVGCDGVDKRIDQIALLIKQRGTVYDLMQLEHAYAPPYSSAKDPIAIAGYVAENILLKRANIVTWREMLQVNDGIILDVRTSVEFSLGAIPGAINIPLDGIRNHLNEIPKDKNIYIYCAVGLRGYLATRVLMQKGFDHVFNLSGGYKLYRSATTPVILDEKDMNACSAATGTDSNTNNDSEMETIKIDACGLQCPGPIMKLKKSIEDINVGDRLEVIATDPGFRRDSQAWCNMTGHKMVSQSADSGKYVSIIEKMERKKTSPSFSESPVECSGKGKTFILFSDDLDKALATFVLANGAVSTGEKVSIFFTFWGLNAIKKTNKPKVQKDIFGRMFSMMLPSDTMALKLSKMHMMGIGSKMMRFIMNKKGIDSLESLRQQALDNGVEFIACQMSMDVMGVKAEELLDEVTIGGVATYMERADKSNINLFI, encoded by the coding sequence ATGAGTGGAGAAAAGTACATTATTATCGGAGGTGTAGCTGGTGGTGCAACAACAGCTGCCCGAATCAGACGAATGAATGAAGAGGTCGAAGTGATCATGTTCGAAAAGGGAGATTATATCTCTTATGCTAATTGCGGACTACCTTATTATATAGGTAATGTGATAGAGGATAGGAATAAACTGTTTGTACAAACGCCCGAATCGTTTGGTTTACGTTTCAATATTGATGTCAGAGTTCGCTCAGAAGTTGTGAGTATTGACAGGGATAAAAAAGAAGTTCTTGTTCGTAGGCGCAATGGAGAAGAATACATTGAAAAGTATGATAAGCTTTTACTTTCTCCCGGAGCATATCCGGTTCGTCCTCCTTTTCCGGGAATAGACCTTGATGGAATCTTTACTTTGCGCAATGTGAATGATACAGATGCTATCAAAAACTACATGAATAGCCATCAGGTAAAAAGAGCTGTAGTAGTAGGTGCCGGTTTTATAGGTCTGGAAATGGCCGAAAATTTGCAGCATGCCGGAGCAAAAGTATCTGTTGTTGAGATGCTAAACCAGGTAATGCCGCCAATAGATTATTCTATGGCTTCGCTTGTTCATCAGCATTTGCAGGACAAAGGAGTAAATCTTTATCTGGAACATGCCGTCAGTGTATTTACAAAGAAAGGAAACTCTATTGAAGTTGTCTTTAAAAACGGTAAATGTATAATGGCCGATATTGTGATTCTTTCCATAGGGGTGCGTCCCGAGACAACATTGGCAAAGCAAGCCGGACTTGTAATAGGGGAGACCGGAGGAATTGTGGTGAATGATTATTTGCAGACTTCCGATGAAAATATTTATGCAGTGGGAGATGCCATTGAATTCAAACATCCAATAACCGGAAAACCCTGGCTGAATTATCTGGCTGGACCGGCTAACAGGCAGGGGCGTATCTGTGCTGATAATATGCTGCTTGGGAATAAGACGAGATACGAAGGAGCTATTGGAACAGCCATTGCAAAAGTCTTTGATTTTACAGTTGCTTCAACAGGACTTGCGGCAAAGCAACTAAAAAAGAATGAGATACCTTACCTCTCTTCGGTTACTCATTCCGGTTCTCATGCAGGATACTATCCTGATTCTTTGCAGATGAGCATTAAAATCACTTTTAGTCCGGTGGATGGAAAACTTTACGGTGCTCAGATTGTGGGATGTGATGGAGTCGATAAGCGAATTGATCAGATTGCGTTGCTTATTAAACAACGAGGCACGGTTTATGATTTAATGCAATTGGAACACGCCTATGCACCACCTTATTCATCGGCAAAAGATCCTATTGCCATAGCCGGTTATGTGGCGGAGAATATTTTGTTGAAACGAGCGAACATTGTCACATGGAGAGAGATGCTGCAGGTAAATGATGGTATTATACTGGATGTTCGTACTTCTGTTGAGTTTTCTTTAGGAGCTATACCTGGAGCAATAAATATTCCTTTAGACGGAATACGGAATCATTTAAATGAGATACCCAAAGATAAGAACATTTATATCTATTGTGCTGTAGGGCTCAGAGGATATCTTGCTACAAGAGTGCTGATGCAGAAGGGTTTTGATCATGTATTTAATCTTTCGGGAGGGTATAAACTTTATCGGTCGGCCACTACTCCGGTGATTTTAGATGAAAAAGATATGAATGCTTGTTCCGCTGCAACAGGAACAGATAGTAACACAAATAATGATTCAGAGATGGAAACAATAAAAATAGATGCTTGCGGATTACAATGCCCTGGTCCCATTATGAAACTAAAAAAGAGTATTGAAGATATCAATGTGGGAGATCGCCTGGAGGTTATAGCTACTGACCCCGGTTTTCGTAGAGATTCTCAGGCTTGGTGTAATATGACAGGGCATAAGATGGTCTCACAATCAGCAGATTCCGGCAAGTATGTGTCAATCATTGAAAAGATGGAAAGAAAGAAAACAAGTCCATCATTTAGTGAATCTCCTGTTGAATGTAGTGGCAAAGGGAAAACTTTTATTCTGTTCAGTGATGATTTGGACAAAGCTTTAGCTACTTTTGTACTCGCAAACGGAGCAGTTTCCACTGGAGAGAAGGTGAGCATCTTCTTTACGTTCTGGGGATTGAATGCAATTAAGAAAACAAACAAGCCAAAAGTGCAGAAAGATATCTTTGGAAGAATGTTCTCAATGATGCTTCCTTCAGACACAATGGCGCTGAAACTTTCTAAAATGCATATGATGGGTATTGGCAGTAAAATGATGAGATTTATAATGAACAAGAAAGGGATTGATTCACTTGAGTCATTACGCCAGCAGGCTTTGGATAATGGTGTGGAATTTATTGCTTGTCAGATGTCAATGGATGTAATGGGGGTAAAAGCCGAAGAATTGCTCGATGAAGTAACTATTGGAGGTGTGGCTACTTATATGGAGCGCGCGGATAAGTCCAATATAAATTTATTTATTTAA
- a CDS encoding winged helix DNA-binding protein, with protein MIKLICQLRDINMAMNELEIQLNEKYGIGLNEAMALCCLSDGRLSATEIAEKTGMTNSHCSKVIRSIEQKLLIERSLGENDKRQMYFCLNKEGKKKLSQIKCKGLVLPEALRPVLGNCEEE; from the coding sequence ATGATAAAGTTGATCTGCCAGTTACGGGATATTAATATGGCTATGAATGAGCTCGAGATACAGCTGAATGAGAAATATGGCATTGGGCTAAATGAGGCAATGGCTCTGTGTTGTCTTTCCGATGGTCGATTGTCTGCGACTGAGATTGCTGAAAAAACAGGAATGACAAATTCACATTGTTCCAAAGTTATTCGATCTATTGAACAAAAGTTGTTAATAGAACGTAGTCTTGGAGAAAACGACAAGAGGCAAATGTATTTTTGCTTAAATAAGGAGGGCAAAAAGAAACTATCGCAGATAAAGTGCAAAGGGCTTGTTCTGCCAGAAGCATTGCGCCCTGTTCTGGGCAATTGTGAAGAGGAATAA
- a CDS encoding IS30 family transposase has translation MKHLTQEQRYEISAYLHSGKSKSEIASLVKVHKSTIGREIIRNSYGSWHQYMPREAQKKADLRKKCRPGKVVFTQEMKALAKDLLIEFNYSPEQISGRCKLQSIPMVSHEILYQWIWKDKRQKGRLYKYLRRRGRKNKKRGSEYNSRGILKNRRTIDQRPAIVEERKRFGDFEIDSIIGKNKKSALMTINDRLTGRLWIRKLKGRDPKSMADTAIKCLTSFKGKIFTITSDNGFEFAFHKKIETKLRINFYFAKPYHSWERGANENINGLVRQYFPKGTDFSEVTEKQVEIVENLINSRPRKRLGYYTPMEFINTLKKHRRELRL, from the coding sequence ATGAAACATTTAACCCAAGAACAAAGATATGAAATTTCTGCATATCTTCACAGTGGAAAAAGTAAAAGTGAGATAGCCTCTCTTGTAAAGGTTCATAAAAGTACCATAGGCCGTGAAATCATTCGTAATTCTTATGGCTCCTGGCATCAGTACATGCCCCGTGAAGCTCAAAAGAAAGCTGACTTAAGAAAGAAATGTCGCCCTGGGAAAGTAGTCTTTACCCAAGAAATGAAGGCTCTTGCAAAGGATCTGCTAATAGAATTTAATTATAGTCCGGAACAGATATCAGGTCGGTGCAAATTACAGTCGATTCCCATGGTTTCTCATGAAATACTTTATCAATGGATCTGGAAAGATAAACGTCAGAAAGGACGCCTTTATAAATATTTGCGCCGAAGAGGGCGAAAAAACAAAAAACGCGGCTCTGAATATAATAGTAGAGGGATACTTAAAAATCGCAGAACTATTGATCAAAGACCTGCCATTGTAGAGGAACGCAAAAGGTTTGGTGATTTTGAAATAGATTCTATAATTGGAAAGAATAAAAAGAGTGCACTAATGACCATTAATGATAGGCTTACCGGACGCTTATGGATACGCAAACTTAAGGGGCGTGATCCAAAATCAATGGCAGATACGGCTATTAAATGTTTAACATCATTTAAAGGGAAAATCTTCACTATAACCTCGGATAATGGGTTTGAGTTTGCTTTTCATAAAAAAATAGAAACAAAATTGAGAATTAATTTCTATTTTGCCAAACCCTATCATTCTTGGGAAAGAGGAGCAAATGAAAATATAAATGGATTAGTCAGGCAATACTTTCCTAAGGGGACAGACTTTAGTGAAGTAACTGAAAAACAGGTAGAAATAGTAGAAAATTTAATTAATTCAAGACCGAGAAAAAGGTTGGGATATTATACCCCAATGGAGTTTATTAATACATTAAAAAAACATAGGAGAGAGTTGCGTTTATAA
- the wecB gene encoding UDP-N-acetylglucosamine 2-epimerase (non-hydrolyzing) — MKITIVAGARPNFMKIAPITRAIDKAREQGKEISYRLIYTGLSSDSSLDPSLFVDLNMKKPVAYLEVGFENLTERTGGIMLAFEKELKENPTNVVLVVDDLTSTMACAIVAKKQNIKVAHLVAGTRSFDMSMPKEVNRMITDGLSDFLFTAGMGANRNLNQTGTGNEQVFLVGNILMDSLRYNRNRFIKPASFDILGLKEKNYFLLTINRHALIENKENFKELIERLILESQGTTIVAPLHTYVRDAINELNIKAPNLHVLPPQSYLSFGYLTNKAKAIITDSGNVAEEATFLGIPCITLNTYVEHPETCSIGTNELVGENAEKLGNAVSKIMQGEWKQGSLPERWDGRTADRIVQTLLQQA, encoded by the coding sequence ATGAAAATAACTATTGTTGCAGGGGCTCGTCCCAATTTTATGAAGATTGCTCCTATTACGCGGGCTATAGACAAAGCCAGGGAGCAAGGAAAAGAAATCTCATACAGATTAATATATACAGGATTATCCAGTGACAGTAGTCTGGATCCTTCTCTTTTTGTCGATTTAAACATGAAAAAGCCAGTTGCCTATTTAGAAGTTGGATTCGAAAATCTAACTGAACGAACAGGTGGTATTATGCTTGCATTTGAAAAAGAATTGAAGGAAAATCCAACCAACGTGGTGTTAGTCGTTGATGATCTGACTTCTACAATGGCTTGTGCTATTGTAGCCAAAAAGCAGAATATTAAAGTAGCTCACCTTGTTGCAGGAACACGTTCTTTCGATATGAGTATGCCTAAAGAAGTAAATCGTATGATTACAGACGGGCTTTCAGATTTCTTGTTTACTGCAGGGATGGGAGCCAACCGTAATTTAAATCAGACAGGCACCGGCAATGAACAAGTTTTTCTGGTAGGGAATATACTAATGGATTCTTTGAGATATAACCGCAATAGGTTTATTAAGCCTGCATCATTTGATATATTAGGACTGAAAGAAAAGAATTATTTTCTTCTGACTATTAATCGTCACGCATTAATAGAAAACAAAGAAAATTTCAAAGAGCTAATTGAACGTCTGATTTTGGAGTCTCAGGGCACTACTATTGTTGCACCCCTTCACACCTATGTGCGTGATGCAATAAACGAACTGAATATTAAAGCTCCGAATTTGCATGTTCTTCCTCCGCAAAGCTATCTTTCGTTTGGATATCTCACCAATAAAGCGAAAGCAATAATAACAGATTCTGGAAATGTAGCTGAAGAAGCAACTTTCCTAGGCATTCCATGTATTACATTAAATACATATGTGGAACATCCTGAAACTTGTTCAATAGGGACCAATGAATTGGTAGGTGAAAATGCTGAGAAACTAGGAAATGCAGTATCAAAAATTATGCAAGGTGAATGGAAACAAGGAAGTCTTCCTGAAAGATGGGACGGAAGAACTGCCGACAGAATTGTTCAGACTCTTCTTCAACAAGCATAA
- a CDS encoding trimeric intracellular cation channel family protein, which yields MPTFVQIIEFIGTFAFAISGIRLASAKQFDWFGAYVVGVATAIGGGTIRDLLLDVTPFWMTNPIYLICSALALVWVISFGKELVHLHNTFFIFDSIGLALFTVVGVQKTIVLGYPFWVAIIMGTITGAAGGVIRDICINEIPLIFRKEIYAMACVVGGIVYWCCTLMTLDAMIVQCVSGFSVFLVRILAVKYNICLPRLKGE from the coding sequence ATGCCTACTTTTGTTCAGATTATAGAATTTATTGGGACCTTTGCTTTCGCTATTAGTGGCATTCGTTTAGCTTCTGCTAAACAGTTTGATTGGTTTGGAGCATATGTTGTCGGCGTTGCCACTGCTATTGGTGGTGGAACAATTCGTGATCTTCTTCTCGATGTTACTCCTTTTTGGATGACAAATCCTATTTATTTAATTTGTTCGGCCTTGGCTTTGGTGTGGGTAATCTCTTTTGGCAAAGAATTAGTCCATTTACATAATACCTTTTTTATATTTGACTCAATAGGTCTTGCTCTGTTTACTGTTGTAGGAGTGCAAAAAACAATTGTTTTGGGATATCCGTTCTGGGTTGCCATTATAATGGGTACTATCACAGGTGCCGCAGGAGGTGTTATTCGGGATATTTGCATAAATGAGATTCCACTTATTTTTAGAAAAGAAATTTATGCCATGGCCTGTGTTGTTGGAGGAATAGTTTACTGGTGCTGTACTTTGATGACTCTTGATGCCATGATTGTACAATGTGTCAGCGGATTCAGTGTTTTTCTCGTAAGAATTCTGGCCGTTAAATATAATATTTGTTTACCTAGGCTGAAAGGCGAATAA
- a CDS encoding RNA polymerase sigma factor, producing the protein MKSLNFKSDLLGVQDELLRFAYKLTANREEANDLLQETSLKALDNEEKYTPDTNFKGWMYTIMRNIFINNYRKLMRDQTFVDQTENMYHLNLSQDSGFDSTEGAYDIKEIHRVVNSLPNEYKVPFSMHVSGFKYREIAEKLDLPLGTVKSRIFFTRQRLQQQLKDFV; encoded by the coding sequence ATGAAAAGTCTAAATTTTAAGAGTGACCTACTAGGAGTACAGGACGAACTACTTCGCTTTGCTTATAAATTAACTGCTAACCGTGAAGAAGCAAATGATTTGCTTCAGGAAACATCATTGAAAGCATTAGATAATGAAGAAAAATATACCCCCGATACAAACTTCAAAGGTTGGATGTATACCATTATGCGTAATATCTTTATTAATAATTATCGTAAGTTAATGAGGGATCAGACATTTGTTGATCAAACAGAGAATATGTACCATCTCAATCTTTCTCAGGATTCAGGTTTCGATAGTACTGAAGGGGCTTATGATATTAAAGAGATTCACAGGGTTGTTAATTCATTACCTAATGAATATAAAGTGCCTTTCTCAATGCATGTTTCAGGATTTAAATATCGTGAGATTGCCGAAAAACTGGATTTGCCACTTGGTACAGTTAAGAGTCGGATATTTTTCACCAGACAAAGATTGCAGCAACAATTGAAAGATTTTGTTTAG
- a CDS encoding biotin/lipoyl-binding protein — MKKEIKFSLLYRDMWQSSGKYQPRADQLARIAPVIIEMGCFARVETNGGAFEQVNLLYGENPNNAVRTFTKPFNEVGIQTHMLDRGLNGLRMFPVPADVRKLMYKVKKAQGVDITRIFCGLNDVRNIIPSITYALEAGMIPQATLCITFSPVHTVEYYTSIADQLIAAGAPEICLKDMAGVGRPVMLGKLTKAIKEKHPDVIIQYHGHSGPGLSMASILEVCENGADIIDVAMEPLSWGKVHPDVISVQAMLKDAGFQVPEINMKAYMKARSLTQEFIDDFLGYFIDQTNKHTSSLLLGCGLPGGMMGSMMADLKGVQSGINMFLKSKNQPELSLDDLVVMLFDEVAYVWPKLGYPPLVTPFSQYVKNVALMNVMQLVKGEERWTMIDSHTWDMILGKSGKLPGELAPEIIELAKAKGYEFSIENPQDNFPDALDQFRKEMDENGWEYGPDNEELFELAMHDRQYRDYRSGIAKKRFQDELQRAKDEEMQKKGFTEEDIKKMKRAKAEPITALEKGQLFWDASFESGSTPPAIGQKFTPEETFCYIGTLWGTFDKIPANFSGRIIEVCVKQGAHVSKGDILAYIERVEYVA, encoded by the coding sequence ATGAAAAAAGAAATCAAATTTAGCCTCCTTTACCGGGATATGTGGCAGTCTTCCGGAAAGTATCAACCAAGGGCTGATCAGTTGGCAAGAATCGCTCCGGTGATTATTGAAATGGGATGTTTTGCTCGTGTAGAAACTAATGGTGGAGCATTTGAACAAGTAAACTTATTATATGGTGAGAATCCTAATAATGCAGTTAGAACTTTTACGAAACCTTTTAACGAGGTAGGTATTCAAACTCATATGCTTGATCGTGGTTTAAATGGACTACGAATGTTCCCGGTTCCTGCAGATGTACGTAAACTGATGTATAAAGTAAAGAAAGCCCAGGGTGTTGATATTACACGTATCTTTTGTGGTTTGAACGATGTTAGAAATATTATTCCATCAATCACTTACGCATTGGAAGCAGGGATGATCCCTCAAGCTACTCTTTGCATCACATTCTCTCCAGTACATACAGTAGAATATTATACTAGTATTGCAGATCAATTGATAGCTGCCGGTGCACCTGAGATTTGTTTAAAAGATATGGCTGGAGTAGGTCGTCCGGTAATGCTTGGTAAGTTAACCAAAGCGATAAAAGAGAAACATCCGGATGTGATTATTCAGTATCACGGACATTCAGGTCCTGGACTTTCCATGGCGTCTATCCTTGAAGTGTGTGAAAATGGTGCCGATATTATTGATGTTGCTATGGAACCATTATCCTGGGGAAAAGTTCATCCGGACGTAATTTCTGTTCAGGCAATGTTGAAAGATGCAGGCTTCCAGGTACCCGAAATTAATATGAAGGCTTACATGAAAGCTCGTAGTTTGACACAAGAGTTTATAGATGATTTTCTAGGTTACTTTATTGATCAAACCAATAAGCATACTTCTTCATTGTTACTTGGTTGTGGACTTCCTGGAGGAATGATGGGATCAATGATGGCCGATTTAAAAGGAGTTCAATCAGGAATAAACATGTTTTTAAAGAGCAAGAATCAACCAGAACTCAGTCTTGACGACTTAGTGGTAATGCTTTTTGATGAAGTGGCTTATGTATGGCCAAAGCTGGGCTACCCTCCATTAGTTACTCCGTTTAGTCAATATGTAAAGAATGTAGCTTTGATGAACGTTATGCAATTAGTTAAAGGAGAAGAACGCTGGACAATGATTGATTCTCATACCTGGGATATGATTTTAGGTAAGAGTGGAAAATTGCCTGGAGAACTGGCTCCTGAGATCATAGAACTGGCCAAAGCAAAAGGATATGAATTCTCAATTGAAAATCCACAGGATAATTTCCCGGATGCCTTGGATCAGTTCCGTAAAGAAATGGACGAGAATGGATGGGAGTATGGTCCGGATAATGAAGAATTGTTTGAATTGGCTATGCATGATCGCCAATACCGGGATTATCGTTCTGGCATTGCTAAAAAACGTTTTCAGGATGAATTGCAGAGAGCAAAAGACGAAGAAATGCAGAAGAAAGGATTTACAGAAGAGGATATCAAGAAAATGAAACGTGCCAAAGCAGAACCTATTACTGCTCTTGAAAAGGGACAACTCTTTTGGGACGCTAGTTTTGAGTCTGGATCAACACCTCCGGCAATTGGTCAGAAATTTACTCCTGAAGAAACGTTCTGCTATATTGGAACTTTATGGGGTACGTTTGATAAAATACCGGCAAACTTCTCTGGTCGTATTATTGAGGTTTGTGTAAAACAAGGTGCTCATGTTAGTAAGGGCGATATCCTGGCTTACATTGAGCGAGTAGAATATGTAGCATAA